ATTCCTCTTCACGACCACACACCATCACAAATTAGTCATTGGGAGCCACTACGTTGCGGAGAGAATTTAGAGCGGAGGGTTCCCCCCGTTGTTCGCACAGCGTCTCTTTTTGGGAGAAGTAAGTAGCGTTCATTAGCCATTAGTCAAGTATTTTTCATCCGGACTTTTGATTTTGCTATGTATTATTTGGATAAGTGACAAATGACTAACGACAATCCACACGAGTTTAATTTATTTTTGCCACTTAATTTTTAGTCTCTACTGCTTTTATTACTCTTTGTAAGACCTCCTGGTAGGCATTTTCTACATTCCCTAAATCTCGACGGAAGCGGTCTTTGTCGAGGACTCGGCGGTTAGAGTCACCTTCTGCTATATCCCACAAACGGCAGGTGTCGGGGCTAATTTCATCTGCCAAGAGCAACTGCTGTTGTGAGTCCAGACCAAACTCTAGTTTGAAATCCACTAGGGTAATACTGCACCGTTGCCAAAAACCCCTCAGAAACTCGTTAATTTGTAGTGCTAGATGTGTAATGGCATCTACTTGTTCCGGGGTTGCTAGTTCCATCAGGTACAAGCGATCGCTTGTTAGTAATGGATCTCCCAATTCATCGTTTTTGTAATAAAACTCTACCAAAGGTTTTTTCAGAACGGTACCCAGTGGCAATCCTGTTTGCTGACACAGACTCCCAGCGGCAATGTTTCTGACAACTACTTCTAAGGGCAAAATGTTTACTGCTCTTACCCGCATCTGATTTGGAGCAGGGTTAGCAATAAAGTGAGTTTTGATACCATGTGCTTCCAACTGCTCAAATAGCTTGCTGGAAATAATACAATTAATTTTTCCTTTTCCTTGAATGCTGCCACGCTTTTGGGCGTTAAATGCAGTCGCATCATCTTTGAAATCAGCCAACAAGACTTCTGGATCGTCTGTTGTATAGAGAATTTTGGCTTTGCCTTCGTATAGCTTGGAATTAACAGACATGGTAGCAGGTAAAGTTCTGAGCGATGAGCAGCTTTTGCGCTTTCAGGCTTAACCATTTTATCTTTTGTGATTAACCATTGGGCGGCAGTGACAAGTTAAGACCCATTAGTCCAACAATTTTGTTTGAATTGACCCCAGCATAAGGGTGTGTGGGTGGTGTATGAACCGAAAAATCTTGTATCGAAAATTTTCAGTCTAAAATTTTTAGTCACATAGTTACTTATAAAAACTTCATAATAATATCTAACCTTTAACAGAAGACAAATATCCCTAATGTATTTTACTATGGAAATTATTATGTATCTTTTTTTACCATAAAGCTTTATCAATATATAAGGGTAAAATAAGTTTCGAAAGATACGCTTAAGTAAATATGCTGAATTGAAGTGAGTGTAAGGCAAAGGCAATTACAATTACTACAATTTCGTAATTTAAAATGAATTTAGTGTAGTGAAATAGGAGGAAGTAAGCTATCCTCGGTGATCATTTTTACAGTAGATTTTTTGCAAAACTTGTACTGTGAGTATTTAAGCTTTATTTTCTAGTCTCAAAATCATAATCAACCAGTTCTGCCACAACCTTGCCAGGATAGTGGTTCAATGATTTAACTTCTCTTGCATATCACAATAGTGTCCGATGGAAGCGATCGCAGTTCGCAGACTGCCCAAAACAATTGCTTTACCAAGTAATGTAAAGAAATGTTTCTGTTTTTTAAAAGAGAGAATCAGACTAGGTTGTGATTCAGCTTTAGAAATTAAAACAAAAGTAGGAGTTTAATAAATGGAGAAAAAAATAGTGGACAAAGATGATTTTCTCTATCCTCGTGGTCGCTACTATGGTCAGGTAAAGCCTGAAAACTTAGTTTTTAATGCGAATCTACAGGAATTTGCCCAGCGAGTCAGCTACATCTGCAATTTAGAAACAGGTGGAAAATTGCCTCCAGGTGAAGCTTACGAACAAATCAAGAATCTGTGGAAACAGTTGAAACGCACTAAAAAACAACTGAAAATTGGCGAAGACCCGTTTCAAAGTAACGATACTAATAGTGAAGAGTAAGAAGTTAGGCAGGTAAAGAGGAAAATAACTCTTGATTGTTAACTACTTGGCGCTCATTGTCCAAACACCATCCCAAGATTCTGGAGGCGGCGTTTGTTGGTAATTATGAGCTCGTTGTAGATGGATATCGACAGCTTGGTCTGTCGGTCGGATGCGTTTAGCAGTTTCAAAGTAGGAAATTGCTTGTGAGAAGTCACGCGCTATGTAAGCAGAACGTCCAGCGTGGTAATGAGACAAAAATTCTTGAGTATTGGCATCTAAAGGAGTAGTACGATCGCCAATTAGCTCATAAATATTTACAGCCTGATGTTTCCCCTTGACTCGAATTTTATCTAACTGCCGCGTCCAAATGCGATCGCTGCACATTTGGTAAGTAAATTCGCTTAAAAGAATGTCGCATCCATATTCTTTAGTTACTGCTTCTAAGCGCGAACTCAAATTCACACTATCCCCAATTACGGTATAGTCCATCCGTTTGCGGGAACCGATATTTCCTGAAACTACTTCTCCAGAACTAATTCCAATGCCAATTTGAATTTGTGGCTGCGCCTGAATAATTTGCCGCTGGTTAAATTCCTCCAAGCGGTGACGCATATCTAATGCCGATTGCACCGCCCTCCAAGCATGATTTTCTGTAAGTGGTAGTGGCGCACCAAATACCGCCATTAAAGCATCGCCAATAAACTTATCCAAAGTGCCTTCATAGTTAAAAACAGCCTCCACCATCGTTTCAAAATACTGATTGAGCAAGGATACTACCTCAGCTGCACCAATATTTTCTGTCAGCGTTGTGTAGCCTCGGATATCAGAAAACAAGATGGTGACTTCCTTGCGTTCCCCGCCCATTAAAGCATCTTCACCCAATGCCAAAACTTGCTCTGCTACATGGGGTGTTAGGTATCGAGACATAGTAGTTTTCAGGCGTTTTTCCTGGCTAATATCTTCCAAAACGACCAAACCACCTCTGGCTCCCCCTTCTGGGTTAGTTAGAGGATTAACAGTTAGATTAATGCTGCGTTCTAATTTTTGCACTTGATTAGAACTGAGAAAGTCAGATTGGGGAGTTAAGGGTAAATTCCAGGGAATAAAAACATCTGGGTTATTGCGATCGCGCACTGCTAGAATTGGGTACTGAATAGCCGAGGGAACCTCTGTTGCTCGCTCAGCCTCTTTCAAGGAGATAGCAACTGCTGTTGGTTCTGTTGAGTTGTTGAAGCCAGGAGGATAATAACAACTGAAATTCCTAACGGCTGAATCCTGAGTTTCACTCGTTGCTTTAGACTCAGGAGGGAAAAATTGATACAGTCCTACTGTTAAAGTTTGTTCTGGTACATAATGTTTAGCCCCAGTTTTTAAACTATCTTCTAACCGCAGTTGTAGATTTTCAATTGGCACTACCTCCCAAACTAAACGGCCAATCAAATTGTGTTCCCAAAAAAGCTTGTTGTTTTTAGTATTAGCATCTCTGAGAGGACAACCCAGCAACTCTAATGCTGCGTCATTAATCGTGACAATCTGCCCTATCATATCTGTCGAAATTACAGCATCCGATAGACTTTGTAAAATGTCTTTTTGATACTGTTTTTCTAACAACACATTTTCAAATAGCCGGGCATTTTCCAAGGCAATTCCAGCTTGGATATTAAAAGCCCGCATAAACTCTTCGTCAGAGGCAGTAAAACTGCCTTGTTGCTTATTAATTAATTGCGTTACCCCAATTAATTCATTGGCAGAATTAAACACTGGTAAACACAAGATATTGCGGGTGACATATCCAGTCTTTCTATCTGTGGACGGGTCAAAGCGGGGGTCTTTGTAGGCATCGGCGATATTTAATGCTTCACCAGTTGAGGCTACGTAGCCAGCAATGCCACGGTTAGTAGGAATGCGGATTTCAATCAAGTTTGTACCATCTGCCGCTGCAACCTTTGTCCAGAGTTCATTCATTTCTTTCCGATACAAAAACAGCGTGCTACGGTCTGCTTGCATAAGAATCCGCGCTTGCTCCATGACAATTTGCAAAGTTGCTTCTAAATCTAGACTTTGCCCCAGTGTCTGAGTCGCCCGCAACAGAGCCGTTGCTCCCCGCTGATTACGAGCTGCTACATAGAAAGATTGACAAGTTTCGAGGATAATACCAATAGAAGCAGCAAAGTCTCGAAAACGCTCTTCATCATCGTGATCAAACGGATTATTTCCAGCTTTATTGGCCAGTTGTACTACTGCTACAATCTGATTTTTGCTACTCACAACAGGCATACATAAAATATTGCGAGTCTTATACCCCAGTTGTTTTTCCAATTCTGGGCTAAATAGGGGATGATTAGAGATTTCAGATATATTCAGATATTGGCCTGTACTCGCAACATGACCTGGGATACCAACGGTGATGGGAGTGCGAATTTCTAAAAATCTTTGGGTTTTGTCCTGGGGAACTTTTGACCACAGTTGACTTTTGTCGTTGTCAACTAAAAAAATGGCTGTGTGTTCTGCTTGAAGAATTTGACCAATTTTGAGTGTGATTGCTTCTAGTACCTTTTCCAACATAGTTTCTAGAGCTTCATTATTGATTAACTCAATAGCTCTGAGAAATTGCTGGAACTCAGCCGTAATGAAATCTAGTAAGCAAACAAATTCATTAACAGATAATTCTTTAACGCGACGCAGTAGGGTATGAGTACGATTAACTTGAGTAAGTTCAGTTAATGTAGCCAAGACGCTACCTGGATTGGGGAGTGTCATGGAAATTTTAGATTGGGGACTGGGAGCTGGGGGCTAGGGACTGGGGACTAGAGAGAGAATAATAACTCTTAAATCAGCACTCAGCACTCAGTACTCCCTTCCCTATTTGGTCAATTTTTCAGAAAATATCACCTTTTGATAATAATTTTGTAGCTGGCGCGTGGCTGCTGCCCATCCCCACTTTTCTGCTTCACTGCGAGCATTTTGACGGATGGTATCTCGTTGTTGTTTCTGTTGTAAGAGGCGGATGGTAGCAGAAATTGCTTCTTGAATATCTGCTTTAGGATCAAAAAGATATCCATTTACCCCGTCTGTGACAATATCAGGAATTCCTCCAGAACGAGCTGCTACGACTGGACACCCAGCTGCCATTGCTTCTAATAATACTAATCCTAAAGTTTCTGTACGGGAAGGAAAAATAAAGGCATCAGCGCTAGCAAAGGCAGAACCCAATTCTCGCCCCATGAGATATCCCACAAAATTGGTATTTGTACCAGCAAAGTGTTTTTGCAGCGCTTGGCGGTGTGGCCCATCGCCTACCAATGCTAATCGGGCTTCGGGAATTGCTTGTAAAATTGGTTTGATGCGCTCAATTTCTTTTTCAGCAGAAAGACGCCCAACGTAAAGCAGTAAGGGACTTTCAGGATGATTTTGTGATAAACGCGATCGCATCTCCAGACTAGCTAAATCAGGCTGAAATAATTCTGTATCTACTCCACGTTGCCACAAGTCTACCCGTTCGATGCCGTGTGTTGTTAGTTCTTCCACCATCGCTGTAGAGGTACATAGGTTCAATGCTGCTTGATTATGAGCGCCTTTGAGCAATTCCCAAAGCAGCCCTTCAAGCATCCCTAAACCGTAATGCTGGAGATATTGGGGTAAATGCGTATGGTAAGAAGCTACCAAGGGGATTTTGAGAATTTTGCTATAAAATATCCCAGATAAACCCAAAACTGCCGGATTTACAACATGAATGATATCTGGCTGAAACTCTTCTAAAGCGTAGCCAATGGCTGGGCGGGGTAATGACATCTTCAATTCTGGATACAATGGCAGAGGAAAGCCAGTGACGCCGTAAACTTTCGCTCCTTTGTGTTCAGTGATGCCGCCTTCCGGCGCAACTACCAGTACTTGGTCGCCATGACGTTGTAGATGGTCTACAGTGTGGCGCAGACGCGTTACAATGCCGTCAACCTTTGGTAAAAAGGTTTCGGTAAATAGGGCAATTCTCATAAAAAACTATTCAGTACAGGCGGATAATCCCAGTTTCTTGTGGATTTGGCTATTAATCAAAGATTAAACTGTCTACCGTGATGTAATCAATTCTGTAGGGTCAAAATAAACGGAAAAAGCGACAAACCTACTAATAGCTAGATTATATGCCTGTTAAAGAAGGCAGCTATGCTGGTGGAACTATTTGCACGAGAATGCAGACGCCTAATAAAAAACAATTAACTGGTCGTCATATTGGGCTAAAATACGGCGACCAGTTTTAAGTCAGCAACTCAGTTAAGTTAAATAGGGTTTTGTTATGAGCTGCACGCAGCCTATACCCTAATTTCTATGCCAAGAGACTTTGGGGAGAATTTGTTTATTATCAACTCGTTTCTGATACTTGATCGCAAAGTTTAACAGAGAATCAAGTAAAGAATCAGAGAGAAAGTGTGGCTGTAAGCCTAAATCAAGCAATTTGGTGTTTTTAGCGTTGAAGTAATGTTCTTCCTTTTCAACTCTGGGATTATCTAGGTGATTGATTTCTACGTTCAATCCCATCGCATTACCAGCTTTTTTTACCAGTGCCGCTAAGTCACCAACACTGAATTGTTCAGTAAATTGGTTAAATACGCGGAATTCTCCAGCTTCAGCAGGGTTAGCGATCGCTAATTCAACACATCGCACTGTATCACGAATATCTAAAAATCCGCGAGTTTGTCCACCTTTACCGTAGACAGTGAGAGGATGTGCGATCGCTGCTTGAATGCAGAAACGGTTCAGTGCTGTACCAAATACGCCATCGTAATCTAGGCGATTAATCAGCAGTTCGTCCATTCCCGTTTCTTCGGTTAAGACGCCGTAAACCACACCTTGATTTAAATCGGTTGCTCGTAATCCCCAAATCCGGCAAGCAAAGTGAATGTTATGACTATCATGCACCTTGCTCAAGTGATACATTGAACCAGGTTGCTTAGGATAAGGTAAGGTGTCTTTACGCCCATTGTGTTCAATGGTGATATACCCTTCTTCGATGTCGATGTTAGGTGTACCGTATTCACCCATTGTCCCCAACTTCACCAAGTGGCAGTCTGGGAAATCTTCTCGCATAGCATACAGCAAGTTCAACGTCCCAACAACGTTATTCACCTGCGTCAAAACCGCGTGTTCGCGGTCGATCATCGAAAATGGAGCCGAACGCTGTTCACCAAAATGCACTATGGCGTTTGGCTGGAATTTGTGCAAGGTTTTCTGGAGAAACTCGTAATTAGTAATATCCCCGATGAAAAGGTCTATAGCTTTGCCAGTCAAATCTTGCCAGCGCTGGAGGCGTTGTTGAATTGGTGCGATCGGAGTAAGAGTTTCGACACCCAGTTCATTATCCCAGTGCCGCCGCACCAAACTATCTAAAATTCCAACTTCATAACCTCGATTGGAAAGGTAAAGAGCAGTTGCCCAACCGCAATACCCATCGCCACCAATAACCAGGACTTTCATCTTAACCAGTTTTTACTCGCTGATAGCTAAATCTATCAGGTTTGTGTCCCTTATCAATCATCATTCTGGGGGAAATCTTGGAACAAGGGCAAGGGAGACACGGGGAGAAGCATAACTCCTAACTCCTGCCTGAACATTTAAGACTTTGGAATTCGATACTGCTGTGCAATGTAATAAAAGAAACGGTAATAATCCTTAAATTTTTTGCTCTCGCTTCGCCCCTGCCAGTAGTAGTTCACTTGACCTTGAGTTAATGTAAGTGTCATGGAACTTACCTGTTGATTAACTTCCACAACCAGCATCCCAGATACCCCTTGGGTAGTCTGAAAGTTAGAATTTATCTTTTTAATTGCCTCCTTGTCTGTCGTCGAATCCGGTAACTGATTACTCGCCCAACCCCGAATTTCCACAGAGTTGCTTTCCGGCGAAACCAATGCAATTCCATCACCGTTTTCTGGAGCTGCTAAAGCAGTCCAGTTACTGGGATATGGAAACTCAAAGCCATATCGGTAATTACTATATGTCTTCCATGTAAGAGTTCCAGCGTTAAAACCAGTTACACATCCACACAGCATCATCAACAGAGCAATAGTTCCGCTAACGCCAGAAGCAAAAGTATAAATTTTGCCTCCAAAACCACGAGTTTTAACGGCAGCAGTCGTCATTGTTACACCTTTTGCCAAAGTCAATGATTTTGTAGAAATCCCAGAAAGACAACATATGGGCGAGTAAGAGGTTAGCTATTGATTTTAAATGCAATCTAGTCAAAACCAATTCACCGTTTTATACATAGCTAAAGTCAGTGAATAGTTTGATACACAGTAGAACAGATATGATTTGTATGACAAGTGCTATAAGCCTATAAGGCAGCAGTTACAAGTTATTATTCACGCCTAATGTGAATTAAATAGGTTGAGACTGAAAAGTGAGAACATTGATGCCAAAACGGCGGCGAAGCAATAGACGTAGTGTGTGAGATGCAACTTTGGCAGCAATATGTACACAAAAGCCATCAACAGTTTTATTAAGTAGGCGTTCGGGATTACGGCCAGTATTTTGAATTTCGTGAAAAACACCTTCAACGCGTTGGCGAACACGACTAATAAAACGTTTCAAAGCATGAGAATGTTGAAGATGCTGGTTATCGCGCTTGTTTGTCCAGATACGATTACCAGTGCGGCGAGCGATGGCAGCTTGCCAGTCGGCAGAAATAAAGCCTTTATCTGCGTAAATATCGCTGTGCTGAACCATCTCTAAAACAGCATCAGCGGCAATTCTTTCATCAGTATTAGCAGGTACTATGTCATAAGCAACGGCAATTCCATTCCACGTTGATAGCATTACTAGCTTGTAGCCAAAATAACTCATTTCTCTAGCAGCACATCGACCAGGGGCAGCGTTTCCGGCAAAGTCACTATATCGCTTGTCTCGTTTGAGTCCTAATACTGGTAACGGTTTAGTATCGAGAAGGAAATATTTTTCACTTCCTTCAACCAATTGCTCTACCCAACTGCGGCGTAAGTTCTCTAACATCCCATCTAATTTGCGTAACCGCCGATTAAATTGACTCTGGTCGAGTAAATTTGGAAACCATTGCTTGTAATTTCCCCTGATGAAACCAAGAAATTGTGTTTCTCCGGGAAATGGTAGATAATCCATGACCAATGCTAGTGTCATGATTTCGCTATCACTCATTCTCGTCTTCGCACCCGGTTTTATCAAAGTTTCATTTTTTACTTGCTTTTGATACCAATCATCGACTACTACAAATATTGTTGTAATTAATGTTCCAAAGTCTATGCTAGTCATGGGGGAAGTCTGAGTTAAAAGTCTGGTAACTTTCATCTTCTTACTTCTCCCGCCTTTTTTTCTAATTCACATTAGGCGTTATTCTCTCCTAGTCTCCCTAGCCTCCCTAGTTTTGTAAATAAATGTAAAAAATTAGGCGTCATAGCGTTTTAACGTCTTGACAATTAATAGGGGAGCCGATAACGTGATATACATACCCGGGTAAGACCGTTAAAGAGTTATATGCAAGCTAAGCAAAAGGTTACATTGTATCTATCGCCAGAACTGCACAAGAGACTGAAGATTCGTTCAGCAGTCGATTCTGAACCAATGTCAGAACTTGCAGAGCGTGCCCTTGTTTTTTATCTGTCCAATTCGGAGTTGGTAGAAGAAATAGAAGATTCTTCATACGGGCGAACCCATAGGCTTTATTCCTGTCCAAATTGTGAGAGTTCACTAGTTTTGCGTGATGGGGAATTGGTTGCTTTGGGTAATCAACCAGGAGTCATCGGTCAAGAGCATCTTCCCATTGGCGAGATGGAGCAGGATGAAACCCATCCTAAGGGTGAGGAAGAATTGGTTCCTTGCTAGATAGGAATTATGAATAGATAATTCATAACTTCAGTTATCTTCACCAAAAGCAACGTCTGTACTGTCTCTATAAAGGTCTCAAGTAGGTCGATTGTATGAAAGAAGAGCTCAATATTTTAATTCAAGCTCAATACCCTCTAATCTACCTTGTGACCTCCGAGGAAGAGCGGGCTGAGCAGGCAATTTCCACAATCGCCCAAGTGTTAAAACCCCAACGCCGAGTATATGTTTGGACAGTAACTCACGGCATTGTGGAGTATGGTCAACCCCGGAATGTCACTCAACACAACACCGTTTCTCCAGAGGCGGCGATAGAGTGGATAATCCGGCAGAGAGAACCTAGTATATTTATTCTTAAAGATTTACATCCATTTATTGATGCGCCTGCAACAACGAGATCGTTGCGTGATGCGATCGCCAGCTTCAAGGGTATGCAAAAGAACATCATTTTGATGTCGCCAATGCAACAAGTGCCTATTGAGTTGGAAAAGGAAGTTGTTGTACTTGACTTTAAATTGCCAGATATGGCTGAGTTGAACAAAGTTTTGACTTACCATCTAGAACAAAATCGTGGGCGACGTCTGACAACAGAGGCGCGAGAAAAGCTTCTCAGGGCAGCTTTGGGCTTAACTAAAGATGAAGCTGAGAAAGTATACCGTAAGGCGCAGGTAACTACAGGGCGTTTGACGGAAGATGAAGTAGATATAGTATTATCTGAGAAAAAGCAACTTATTCGCCGCAATGGTATACTGGAATACATCGAAGAAGATGCAACCATTGATGCTGTAGGTGGTTTAGAGGAACTAAAGAAATGGCTCAAACAACGCTCTAATGCTTTTACAGAAAGAGCAAGAGAGTATGGTTTACCCCAGCCAAAGGGGATGCTGATTCTAGGAGTTCCTGGTTGTGGAAAGTCGCTGATTGCCAAAACTACTTCTCGGTTGTGGGGTTTACCACTGTTGCGGTTAGATATGGGGCGAGTCTACGACGGCTCAATGGTGGGACGAAGCGAGG
This region of Nostoc sp. UHCC 0302 genomic DNA includes:
- the purC gene encoding phosphoribosylaminoimidazolesuccinocarboxamide synthase, coding for MSVNSKLYEGKAKILYTTDDPEVLLADFKDDATAFNAQKRGSIQGKGKINCIISSKLFEQLEAHGIKTHFIANPAPNQMRVRAVNILPLEVVVRNIAAGSLCQQTGLPLGTVLKKPLVEFYYKNDELGDPLLTSDRLYLMELATPEQVDAITHLALQINEFLRGFWQRCSITLVDFKLEFGLDSQQQLLLADEISPDTCRLWDIAEGDSNRRVLDKDRFRRDLGNVENAYQEVLQRVIKAVETKN
- a CDS encoding GAF domain-containing protein; the encoded protein is MTLPNPGSVLATLTELTQVNRTHTLLRRVKELSVNEFVCLLDFITAEFQQFLRAIELINNEALETMLEKVLEAITLKIGQILQAEHTAIFLVDNDKSQLWSKVPQDKTQRFLEIRTPITVGIPGHVASTGQYLNISEISNHPLFSPELEKQLGYKTRNILCMPVVSSKNQIVAVVQLANKAGNNPFDHDDEERFRDFAASIGIILETCQSFYVAARNQRGATALLRATQTLGQSLDLEATLQIVMEQARILMQADRSTLFLYRKEMNELWTKVAAADGTNLIEIRIPTNRGIAGYVASTGEALNIADAYKDPRFDPSTDRKTGYVTRNILCLPVFNSANELIGVTQLINKQQGSFTASDEEFMRAFNIQAGIALENARLFENVLLEKQYQKDILQSLSDAVISTDMIGQIVTINDAALELLGCPLRDANTKNNKLFWEHNLIGRLVWEVVPIENLQLRLEDSLKTGAKHYVPEQTLTVGLYQFFPPESKATSETQDSAVRNFSCYYPPGFNNSTEPTAVAISLKEAERATEVPSAIQYPILAVRDRNNPDVFIPWNLPLTPQSDFLSSNQVQKLERSINLTVNPLTNPEGGARGGLVVLEDISQEKRLKTTMSRYLTPHVAEQVLALGEDALMGGERKEVTILFSDIRGYTTLTENIGAAEVVSLLNQYFETMVEAVFNYEGTLDKFIGDALMAVFGAPLPLTENHAWRAVQSALDMRHRLEEFNQRQIIQAQPQIQIGIGISSGEVVSGNIGSRKRMDYTVIGDSVNLSSRLEAVTKEYGCDILLSEFTYQMCSDRIWTRQLDKIRVKGKHQAVNIYELIGDRTTPLDANTQEFLSHYHAGRSAYIARDFSQAISYFETAKRIRPTDQAVDIHLQRAHNYQQTPPPESWDGVWTMSAK
- a CDS encoding glycosyltransferase family 1 protein; this translates as MRIALFTETFLPKVDGIVTRLRHTVDHLQRHGDQVLVVAPEGGITEHKGAKVYGVTGFPLPLYPELKMSLPRPAIGYALEEFQPDIIHVVNPAVLGLSGIFYSKILKIPLVASYHTHLPQYLQHYGLGMLEGLLWELLKGAHNQAALNLCTSTAMVEELTTHGIERVDLWQRGVDTELFQPDLASLEMRSRLSQNHPESPLLLYVGRLSAEKEIERIKPILQAIPEARLALVGDGPHRQALQKHFAGTNTNFVGYLMGRELGSAFASADAFIFPSRTETLGLVLLEAMAAGCPVVAARSGGIPDIVTDGVNGYLFDPKADIQEAISATIRLLQQKQQRDTIRQNARSEAEKWGWAAATRQLQNYYQKVIFSEKLTK
- a CDS encoding NAD-dependent epimerase/dehydratase family protein, producing MKVLVIGGDGYCGWATALYLSNRGYEVGILDSLVRRHWDNELGVETLTPIAPIQQRLQRWQDLTGKAIDLFIGDITNYEFLQKTLHKFQPNAIVHFGEQRSAPFSMIDREHAVLTQVNNVVGTLNLLYAMREDFPDCHLVKLGTMGEYGTPNIDIEEGYITIEHNGRKDTLPYPKQPGSMYHLSKVHDSHNIHFACRIWGLRATDLNQGVVYGVLTEETGMDELLINRLDYDGVFGTALNRFCIQAAIAHPLTVYGKGGQTRGFLDIRDTVRCVELAIANPAEAGEFRVFNQFTEQFSVGDLAALVKKAGNAMGLNVEINHLDNPRVEKEEHYFNAKNTKLLDLGLQPHFLSDSLLDSLLNFAIKYQKRVDNKQILPKVSWHRN
- a CDS encoding IS982 family transposase, which produces MKVTRLLTQTSPMTSIDFGTLITTIFVVVDDWYQKQVKNETLIKPGAKTRMSDSEIMTLALVMDYLPFPGETQFLGFIRGNYKQWFPNLLDQSQFNRRLRKLDGMLENLRRSWVEQLVEGSEKYFLLDTKPLPVLGLKRDKRYSDFAGNAAPGRCAAREMSYFGYKLVMLSTWNGIAVAYDIVPANTDERIAADAVLEMVQHSDIYADKGFISADWQAAIARRTGNRIWTNKRDNQHLQHSHALKRFISRVRQRVEGVFHEIQNTGRNPERLLNKTVDGFCVHIAAKVASHTLRLLLRRRFGINVLTFQSQPI
- a CDS encoding AAA family ATPase; translation: MKEELNILIQAQYPLIYLVTSEEERAEQAISTIAQVLKPQRRVYVWTVTHGIVEYGQPRNVTQHNTVSPEAAIEWIIRQREPSIFILKDLHPFIDAPATTRSLRDAIASFKGMQKNIILMSPMQQVPIELEKEVVVLDFKLPDMAELNKVLTYHLEQNRGRRLTTEAREKLLRAALGLTKDEAEKVYRKAQVTTGRLTEDEVDIVLSEKKQLIRRNGILEYIEEDATIDAVGGLEELKKWLKQRSNAFTERAREYGLPQPKGMLILGVPGCGKSLIAKTTSRLWGLPLLRLDMGRVYDGSMVGRSEANLRNALKTAESISPAILFIDELDKSFAGSAGSSDSDGGTSSRIFGSFLTWMQDKKSPVFVMATANRVERLPGEFLRKGRFDEIFFVDLPTPEERQDIYKIHLTKRREDITRFDLEQLAKMSDGFSGAEIEQAIVAAMYEAFAQDREFTQLDIIAALKATLPLSRTMQEQVTALRDWARQRARPAASSVAEYQRMEF